One part of the Burkholderia vietnamiensis LMG 10929 genome encodes these proteins:
- a CDS encoding hybrid sensor histidine kinase/response regulator, whose amino-acid sequence MREHNMDAPVVLVVDDTAANLGLVVDTLEAEGMRVAVARDGHEALRRAELVKPDLILLDVMMPGLDGFQTCRALKDNPVTRDIPVIFMTSLTQTEDKITGFRVGAMDFVTKPLQMEEVAVRVQTHLQLHALQRLQQEQNARLEEEVRTRIQAQDALIEVLNGVRNVSNAIAHDLRTPLTELRSRLEVLLLGLRKKGDEDTLGQLEVAMTDVDRVIGIFNALLRLAEIDAGVRRSGFVKSDVVTILSDAVEFYQPVAELRGISLTLLLCSETEVLAEVDPLLLAQAIGNLIDNALKYAQDNGEVEVSLCERDDRIEVTVSDDGPGIPFAERSKVTERFYRGDRSRGTPGVGLGLALVKAVATLHHGFLEFADNEPGLAATMTILRFS is encoded by the coding sequence ATGCGAGAGCACAACATGGACGCGCCCGTCGTGCTCGTGGTCGACGACACGGCAGCGAATCTCGGGCTCGTCGTCGATACGCTGGAAGCCGAAGGGATGCGCGTGGCCGTCGCGCGCGACGGCCACGAAGCGCTGCGCCGCGCCGAACTGGTCAAGCCTGACCTGATCCTGCTCGACGTGATGATGCCTGGCCTCGACGGCTTCCAGACCTGTCGCGCGCTCAAGGACAATCCGGTCACACGGGATATCCCCGTGATCTTCATGACGTCGCTGACGCAGACCGAGGACAAGATCACGGGCTTCCGCGTCGGCGCGATGGACTTCGTGACCAAGCCGCTGCAAATGGAAGAAGTGGCCGTGCGCGTGCAGACGCATCTGCAGCTGCATGCATTGCAACGCTTGCAGCAGGAACAGAACGCGAGGCTCGAAGAAGAGGTGAGGACGCGCATCCAGGCGCAGGACGCGTTGATCGAAGTGCTGAACGGTGTTCGCAATGTGTCGAACGCGATTGCGCACGATCTGCGCACGCCGCTCACCGAACTGCGTTCGAGACTCGAGGTGCTGCTGCTCGGGTTGCGCAAGAAGGGCGACGAAGACACGCTGGGCCAGCTCGAAGTCGCGATGACCGACGTGGACCGCGTGATCGGCATTTTCAATGCGCTGCTGCGTCTCGCCGAGATCGATGCGGGCGTGCGGCGCTCGGGTTTCGTCAAAAGCGACGTCGTGACCATCCTGTCGGATGCCGTCGAGTTCTATCAGCCGGTCGCGGAGTTGCGCGGCATTTCGCTGACGCTGTTGCTGTGCTCGGAAACCGAGGTGCTGGCCGAGGTCGACCCGTTGCTGCTCGCGCAAGCGATCGGCAATCTGATCGACAACGCGCTGAAGTATGCGCAGGACAACGGCGAGGTCGAGGTGTCGCTGTGTGAGCGCGACGATCGGATCGAGGTCACGGTGTCGGATGACGGGCCCGGTATTCCGTTTGCCGAACGGTCCAAGGTGACGGAGCGCTTCTATCGCGGCGACCGAAGCCGGGGAACGCCGGGCGTCGGGCTCGGGCTTGCGCTCGTCAAAGCGGTGGCGACGCTGCACCATGGTTTTCTGGAGTTCGCCGACAACGAGCCGGGCCTTGCAGCCACCATGACGATACTCCGGTTCAGCTGA
- a CDS encoding methyl-accepting chemotaxis protein produces the protein MSSKRMTVRTKLTATFSLLAALVLVVSGLALNALNEANNRFSGFVSGINGRAQMAASVRTAVDDRAMAVRNLVLVTAPADVEIEKNAVSDAERRVEANLTKFKAMVASAPDMSERERSLAAEIPRIESLYRPVALEIDRLAVSNQRDAAIAEIDTKCRPLLSTLIKASNDYAAFANERAAEMVRQSEDQFSNQRMLLIGICLAAVAMAMMAGVLITRGLLRALGAEPAALGEVTQRVAAGDLSVVVGAKDAPAGSVLAAMGAMQASLVKLIGQVRTSADNIATGSSQIASGNQDLSSRTEQQASSLQETASSMEELTSTVKQNAENAQQASALAANASEVAQKGSTVVGQVVETMTDISQSSTKVADITGIIEGIAFQTNILALNAAVEAARAGEQGRGFAVVASEVRSLAQRSSSAAKEIKDLINASVQKIQDGSALAGEAGKTMAEVTQAVARVTDIMGEIAAASGEQSRGIEQVNQAITQMDEVTQQNAALVEEAAAASTSLEDQGRQLSEAVAFFRVDGTRASQPVPAAPKPARRPASRATAGKTTAPVARPSAPAVATPGATEDWHTF, from the coding sequence ATGAGTTCCAAACGAATGACTGTCCGTACGAAGCTCACGGCGACCTTCAGCCTGCTGGCGGCGCTGGTGCTGGTGGTATCGGGTCTCGCGCTGAACGCGTTGAACGAGGCGAACAATCGTTTTTCCGGATTCGTCAGTGGAATCAACGGTCGCGCCCAGATGGCTGCGTCCGTCCGTACCGCCGTCGACGATCGCGCGATGGCCGTACGCAACCTCGTCCTGGTCACCGCGCCTGCGGACGTCGAGATCGAAAAAAATGCCGTCAGCGACGCCGAGCGGAGAGTCGAAGCCAACCTGACGAAATTCAAGGCGATGGTGGCCAGCGCGCCCGACATGAGCGAGCGGGAGCGCAGCCTGGCGGCTGAAATTCCACGCATCGAATCGCTTTATCGCCCGGTGGCGCTGGAGATCGACAGGCTTGCCGTGAGCAATCAGCGCGACGCGGCCATCGCCGAAATCGACACCAAATGCCGGCCGCTGCTTTCTACCCTGATCAAGGCCTCCAACGACTATGCGGCCTTTGCCAATGAACGTGCGGCCGAGATGGTCAGGCAGTCCGAGGATCAATTCTCGAACCAGCGCATGCTTTTGATCGGTATCTGTCTGGCTGCGGTCGCGATGGCGATGATGGCCGGCGTTCTGATTACGCGGGGCCTGCTGCGTGCGCTCGGCGCCGAGCCGGCCGCACTGGGCGAAGTGACACAGCGTGTGGCCGCCGGCGATCTCAGTGTGGTGGTGGGGGCGAAGGACGCGCCTGCGGGGAGCGTGCTTGCCGCAATGGGTGCGATGCAGGCCAGCCTCGTGAAGCTGATCGGGCAGGTCCGGACCTCGGCAGACAATATCGCCACCGGGTCGAGCCAGATTGCTTCGGGCAACCAGGACCTGTCGTCGCGCACGGAGCAGCAGGCGTCGTCGCTGCAGGAGACTGCGTCGAGCATGGAGGAACTCACGTCCACGGTGAAGCAGAACGCGGAGAATGCACAGCAGGCGAGCGCGCTGGCTGCCAACGCATCGGAAGTTGCACAGAAAGGCAGCACCGTGGTCGGGCAGGTCGTGGAAACGATGACCGACATCAGCCAGAGCTCGACGAAAGTCGCGGATATCACCGGGATCATCGAAGGCATTGCGTTCCAGACCAACATCCTGGCGCTCAACGCCGCGGTGGAAGCGGCGCGCGCCGGTGAGCAGGGCCGTGGCTTCGCGGTGGTCGCGAGCGAAGTCAGAAGTCTCGCCCAGCGCTCGTCGAGCGCGGCAAAGGAGATCAAGGACCTGATCAATGCCTCGGTGCAGAAGATTCAGGACGGTTCGGCGCTCGCCGGTGAAGCCGGCAAAACGATGGCCGAAGTGACGCAGGCGGTGGCTCGCGTGACCGACATCATGGGCGAGATCGCAGCGGCTTCGGGCGAGCAGAGCCGGGGGATCGAACAGGTCAACCAGGCGATCACGCAGATGGACGAGGTCACGCAGCAGAACGCGGCGCTGGTGGAAGAAGCGGCGGCGGCTTCGACATCGCTGGAAGATCAGGGCCGTCAGCTGAGCGAAGCGGTGGCCTTCTTCCGCGTCGACGGCACACGCGCGAGCCAGCCGGTTCCGGCTGCGCCGAAGCCGGCACGGCGTCCGGCTTCCCGGGCCACGGCAGGCAAGACCACGGCGCCCGTGGCCCGACCCTCCGCGCCGGCAGTTGCTACCCCTGGCGCGACTGAAGACTGGCACACGTTCTGA
- a CDS encoding chemotaxis protein CheW, whose protein sequence is MNAVLEDPHTKGTRGQAAVRDTQEFVTFRLGAEEYGIDIQRVQEIRSYETPTHIANAPAFVKGVINLRDVIVPIVDLRLKFALESAEYNDATVVIVLNVARRTVGIVVDAVSDVLALAPADRRPAPEFGVMGDAGFITDLGSVSDEDGDRMLILLDIERLIETVDVGRLA, encoded by the coding sequence ATGAACGCAGTACTTGAAGATCCGCACACGAAGGGCACGCGCGGACAGGCCGCCGTGCGAGACACGCAGGAGTTCGTGACGTTCCGGCTGGGTGCCGAGGAATACGGCATCGACATCCAGCGAGTGCAGGAGATCCGCTCCTACGAAACCCCGACGCACATCGCCAACGCACCGGCGTTCGTCAAGGGCGTGATCAACCTGCGCGACGTGATCGTGCCCATCGTGGATCTGCGGCTGAAGTTCGCGCTGGAATCCGCCGAGTACAACGACGCGACGGTCGTCATCGTCCTGAACGTCGCGCGACGGACGGTGGGCATCGTCGTGGACGCGGTGAGCGATGTCCTGGCCCTGGCGCCGGCCGATCGCCGGCCTGCGCCCGAATTCGGGGTGATGGGCGACGCCGGGTTCATCACCGACCTCGGCTCGGTCTCGGACGAGGACGGTGACCGGATGTTGATCCTGCTCGACATTGAACGGCTCATCGAGACTGTCGACGTCGGCCGGCTCGCCTGA
- the acnB gene encoding bifunctional aconitate hydratase 2/2-methylisocitrate dehydratase, whose protein sequence is MLENFRAHVAARAALGIPPLPLTAQQTAELVELLTNPPAGEEQTLLDLITHRVPAGVDEAARVKAGFLAAVAKGETACPLISRERATELLGTMLGGYNIQPLIELLSDEAVASVAADALKKTLLMFDQFHDVKELADKGNAHAKAVLQSWADAEWFTSRPEVPESLTITVFKVTGETNTDDLSPAPDATTRPDIPMHALAMLKNARPGITPEEDGKRGPVKFIESLKEKGHLVAYVGDVVGTGSSRKSATNSVLWFTGQDIPFVPNKRFGGVCLGGKIAPIFYNTMEDAGALPIELDVSQMNMGDVVELRPYEGKALKDGKVIAEFQVKSDVLFDEVRAGGRIPLIIGRGLTAKAREALGLQPSTLFRLPHQPADTGKGFTLAQKMVGRACGLPEGRGVRPGTYCEPKMTSVGSQDTTGPMTRDELKDLACLGFSADLVMQSFCHTAAYPKPVDVKTHQTLPNFISTRGGIALRPGDGVIHSWLNRMLLPDTVGTGGDSHTRFPIGISFPAGSGLVAFAAATGTMPLDMPESVLVRFKGKMQPGVTLRDLVNAIPLYAIKQGMLTVAKQGKKNIFSGRILEIEGLPDLKVEQAFELSDASAERSAAGCTVRLNKEPIIEYLHSNITLLKWMIAQGYQDARSLQRRIAAMEQWLADPKLLSPDADAEYAAVIEIDLADVHEPIVACPNDPDDVKTLSEVAGAKIDEVFIGSCMTNIGHFRAASKLLEGKRDIPVKLWVAPPTKMDQKQLTEEGHYGVFGTAGARTEMPGCSLCMGNQAQVREGATVMSTSTRNFPNRLGKNTNVYLGSAELAAICSRLGRIPTKEEYMADIGVLNANGDKIYKYMNFDQIEDFKEVADTVQM, encoded by the coding sequence ATGCTTGAAAACTTTCGTGCTCACGTGGCCGCCCGCGCCGCGCTCGGTATCCCTCCCCTGCCGCTGACGGCTCAGCAAACCGCCGAACTGGTGGAATTGCTGACGAACCCGCCTGCCGGCGAAGAGCAGACGCTGCTCGACCTGATCACCCATCGCGTGCCGGCCGGCGTCGACGAAGCCGCGCGCGTGAAGGCCGGCTTCCTGGCCGCCGTCGCGAAAGGCGAGACGGCCTGCCCGCTGATCTCGCGCGAACGCGCGACCGAGCTGCTCGGCACCATGCTCGGCGGCTACAACATCCAGCCGCTGATCGAGCTGCTGTCCGATGAAGCCGTCGCGTCCGTCGCGGCCGACGCGCTGAAGAAAACCCTGCTGATGTTCGACCAGTTCCATGACGTGAAGGAACTCGCCGACAAGGGCAACGCCCACGCGAAGGCCGTGCTGCAGAGCTGGGCCGACGCCGAATGGTTCACGAGCCGTCCGGAAGTGCCGGAAAGCCTGACCATCACCGTGTTCAAGGTCACGGGCGAAACCAACACCGACGATCTGTCGCCGGCGCCGGACGCCACCACCCGCCCGGACATCCCGATGCACGCGCTGGCGATGCTGAAGAACGCACGCCCGGGCATCACGCCGGAAGAAGACGGCAAGCGCGGCCCGGTCAAGTTCATCGAATCGCTGAAGGAAAAGGGCCACCTGGTCGCGTACGTCGGCGACGTGGTCGGCACGGGCTCGTCGCGCAAGTCGGCGACCAACTCGGTGCTGTGGTTCACCGGCCAGGACATCCCGTTCGTGCCGAACAAGCGTTTCGGCGGCGTGTGCCTCGGCGGCAAGATCGCTCCGATCTTCTACAACACGATGGAAGACGCCGGCGCGCTGCCGATCGAACTCGACGTGTCGCAGATGAACATGGGCGACGTGGTCGAACTGCGCCCGTACGAAGGCAAGGCGCTGAAGGACGGCAAGGTCATCGCCGAATTCCAGGTGAAGTCCGATGTGCTGTTCGACGAAGTGCGCGCCGGCGGCCGCATTCCGCTGATCATCGGCCGCGGCCTGACCGCGAAGGCGCGTGAAGCGTTGGGCCTGCAGCCGTCGACGCTGTTCCGCCTGCCGCATCAGCCGGCCGACACCGGCAAGGGCTTCACGCTCGCGCAGAAGATGGTCGGTCGCGCATGCGGCCTGCCGGAAGGCCGGGGCGTGCGTCCGGGCACGTACTGCGAACCGAAGATGACGTCGGTGGGCTCGCAGGACACGACGGGCCCGATGACCCGCGACGAACTGAAGGACCTCGCGTGCCTCGGCTTCTCGGCCGACCTCGTGATGCAGTCGTTCTGCCACACCGCCGCCTATCCGAAGCCGGTCGACGTGAAGACGCACCAGACGCTGCCGAACTTCATCAGCACGCGCGGCGGTATCGCGCTGCGTCCGGGCGACGGCGTGATCCACTCGTGGCTGAACCGCATGCTGCTGCCCGACACCGTCGGCACCGGCGGCGACTCGCACACGCGCTTCCCGATCGGCATCAGCTTCCCGGCAGGCTCGGGCCTCGTCGCATTCGCGGCCGCCACCGGCACGATGCCGCTCGACATGCCGGAATCGGTGCTGGTCCGCTTCAAGGGCAAGATGCAGCCGGGCGTCACGCTGCGTGACCTCGTCAACGCGATTCCGCTGTACGCGATCAAGCAGGGCATGCTGACGGTCGCGAAGCAAGGCAAGAAGAACATCTTCTCGGGCCGCATCCTCGAAATCGAAGGCCTGCCGGACCTGAAGGTCGAGCAAGCATTCGAGCTGTCGGACGCATCGGCCGAACGTTCGGCTGCCGGTTGCACGGTGCGCCTGAACAAGGAACCGATCATCGAGTATCTGCACAGCAACATCACGCTGCTGAAGTGGATGATCGCGCAGGGCTACCAGGACGCGCGCAGCCTGCAGCGCCGCATCGCGGCGATGGAGCAGTGGCTGGCCGATCCGAAGCTGCTGTCGCCGGACGCCGACGCCGAATACGCGGCCGTCATCGAGATCGATCTCGCCGACGTCCATGAGCCGATCGTCGCGTGCCCGAACGACCCGGACGACGTGAAGACGCTGTCCGAAGTCGCCGGCGCGAAGATCGACGAAGTGTTCATCGGCTCGTGCATGACCAACATCGGTCACTTCCGTGCCGCGTCGAAGCTGCTCGAAGGCAAGCGCGACATTCCGGTCAAGCTGTGGGTCGCGCCGCCGACCAAGATGGACCAGAAGCAGTTGACGGAAGAAGGTCACTACGGCGTGTTCGGCACGGCCGGCGCCCGCACCGAAATGCCGGGCTGCTCGCTGTGCATGGGCAACCAGGCACAGGTGCGCGAAGGCGCGACGGTGATGTCGACGTCGACCCGCAACTTCCCGAACCGTCTGGGCAAGAACACGAACGTGTACCTCGGCTCGGCGGAACTGGCTGCGATCTGCTCGCGTCTGGGCCGGATCCCGACCAAGGAAGAGTACATGGCCGACATCGGCGTGCTCAACGCGAACGGCGACAAGATCTACAAGTACATGAACTTCGACCAGATCGAAGACTTCAAGGAAGTCGCCGATACCGTGCAGATGTAA
- a CDS encoding LysR family transcriptional regulator gives MKLSFEVMEALDAIDRTGTFAEAAVLLHRVPSALTYLVQKTESELGVTLFDRSGRRAQLTDAGRLLVDDGRRLLRAGRELEDRIRGVHAGWEAELRLCVDEILPLASLWPHVRAFYALQMTTRLRFSTEVLGGVWDALVSGRADIAIGAAGEPPHAPNIAARPIGVLRHVFVVAPQHPLAAVDAPLDSGVISGHRGVVISDTSRDLEPKSVAVHDGQPVIVVPTLAAKLELLCEGLAVGMLPAPVAEEPIRQGKLVERRLTGVREHTNCYLGWREDKAGRALSWWLEQLDEVDLVAALFGARSAAA, from the coding sequence GTGAAGTTGTCGTTTGAGGTCATGGAGGCGCTCGATGCCATCGACCGCACGGGCACGTTCGCGGAAGCGGCCGTGCTGCTCCATCGCGTGCCGTCCGCGTTGACTTATCTGGTGCAGAAGACCGAGAGCGAGCTCGGCGTCACGCTGTTCGATCGCAGCGGGCGGCGCGCGCAGCTGACCGACGCGGGCCGTCTGCTGGTCGACGACGGCCGCCGCCTGCTGCGCGCCGGGCGCGAGCTGGAGGACCGGATCCGCGGCGTCCATGCCGGATGGGAGGCGGAGCTGCGCCTGTGCGTCGACGAAATCCTGCCGCTCGCGTCGTTGTGGCCCCACGTGCGCGCGTTCTACGCGCTGCAGATGACGACGCGGCTGCGTTTCTCGACCGAAGTGCTCGGTGGCGTGTGGGACGCGCTCGTGTCCGGGCGTGCCGATATCGCGATCGGCGCAGCCGGGGAGCCGCCGCACGCGCCGAACATCGCCGCAAGACCGATCGGCGTGTTGCGCCACGTGTTCGTCGTCGCGCCGCAGCATCCGCTGGCCGCGGTCGACGCACCGCTCGACAGCGGCGTCATTTCGGGCCATCGCGGCGTGGTGATCAGCGACACGTCGCGCGACCTCGAACCGAAGTCGGTGGCCGTCCACGACGGGCAGCCGGTCATCGTCGTGCCGACGCTGGCCGCCAAGCTCGAGCTGCTGTGCGAAGGCCTCGCGGTCGGCATGCTGCCGGCGCCCGTCGCCGAGGAGCCGATTCGTCAGGGCAAGCTCGTCGAGCGGCGGCTGACGGGCGTGCGCGAGCATACGAACTGCTATCTCGGCTGGCGGGAGGACAAGGCCGGGCGCGCATTGAGCTGGTGGCTCGAGCAACTCGACGAGGTCGACCTGGTCGCGGCGCTGTTCGGCGCACGCAGCGCCGCCGCGTGA
- a CDS encoding EAL domain-containing protein has translation MYPNSYDVPIGRLVARQILSCDPATPVREVARRMFAERRSSIVVMEGQQVVGIWTEHDALSAGDDPDALDRPVGDVMSRPVLTLDASTPLGEAAMRFKESGVRHFIVVRDGAAIGVLTQTDVVVNQGPEFFLHLKPIESIRVHLPVVVSEHDALPDVVARMRAQRLDAILVRYDDGEHGILTERDVVRLLAQSGVRGAVGACASKPLQMLLATQSLYAAQRFMTEHNMRHVGICDEEGRLTGLLGFADVLLSIEHEYANELRSALRERDEALGLARFNLRMADRVFESALEGIMVTDRHARIERVNQAFTRLTGYTEDEVVGRNPAMLSSGRQTPDFYKQLWHSLTTDGHWQGEIWNRRKSGELFLEYLTITSIRDNAGEISHYAAIFSDITQRRQAEERLGYLATHDVLTNLANRALFEERLARSIVQAKRLGRKVAVMYVDLDRFKLVNDTLGHNAGDEVLKVVAGRIAGQVLSNDTVARMGGDEFAIVLEEFDDVRDVGRIARNLLDEVGQSIEIEGREIFVTPSIGISIYPDDGIDAEHLLLLADQAMYGAKNRGRNVFQFFESKMTSSAIEQLETLGELHRALEQNEFRLFYQPQYDLASGRIVGVEALLRWLHPRRGLVAPGEFIGLAERSALIVPIGRWVLQEACRQARRWLDEGFEFGRVSVNVSARQCFTDHFLSDLTTILSETALPTKCLQLELLESMAMNTREEIGILLRELAIRGISLAIDDFGTGYSSLVYLKDLPVDTLKIDRSFLTDCGTGSTDDAIVRAIVAMGRALGLHVVMEGVETEQQLSFLQEIGCHQVQGFLLARPQPAEQLARSVSRRGAELLVD, from the coding sequence ATGTACCCGAACAGCTACGATGTTCCGATTGGACGCCTCGTCGCGCGTCAGATCCTGTCCTGCGACCCTGCCACGCCGGTGCGCGAGGTTGCGCGGCGCATGTTCGCCGAGCGCCGCAGCTCGATCGTCGTGATGGAGGGCCAGCAGGTCGTCGGCATCTGGACCGAGCACGACGCGCTGTCGGCCGGCGACGATCCCGACGCGCTCGACCGCCCGGTCGGCGACGTGATGAGCCGTCCGGTGCTGACGCTCGACGCGTCGACGCCGCTGGGCGAAGCCGCGATGCGATTCAAGGAGTCGGGCGTACGGCACTTCATCGTGGTCCGCGACGGCGCGGCGATCGGCGTGCTGACGCAGACCGACGTCGTCGTGAACCAGGGCCCGGAATTCTTCCTGCATCTGAAGCCGATCGAATCGATCCGCGTCCATCTGCCCGTGGTGGTGTCCGAGCACGATGCGCTGCCCGACGTCGTCGCGCGGATGCGCGCGCAGCGGCTCGATGCGATTCTGGTCCGTTACGACGACGGCGAGCACGGCATCCTCACCGAACGCGACGTCGTGCGGCTGCTGGCTCAGAGCGGCGTGCGAGGCGCGGTGGGCGCATGCGCGAGCAAGCCGTTGCAGATGCTGCTCGCCACGCAGAGCCTGTATGCGGCGCAGCGCTTCATGACCGAGCACAACATGCGGCACGTCGGCATCTGCGACGAGGAAGGGCGGCTCACCGGCCTGCTTGGCTTCGCCGACGTGCTGCTGAGCATCGAGCACGAATACGCGAACGAGCTGCGCAGCGCGCTGCGCGAGCGCGACGAGGCGCTGGGCCTCGCGCGCTTCAACCTGCGCATGGCGGACCGCGTGTTCGAATCGGCACTGGAAGGGATCATGGTGACCGATCGCCACGCGCGGATCGAGCGCGTGAATCAGGCGTTCACGCGTCTGACCGGCTACACCGAGGACGAAGTGGTCGGCCGCAACCCGGCGATGCTGAGCTCGGGCCGTCAGACGCCTGATTTCTACAAGCAGCTGTGGCATTCGCTGACGACCGACGGCCACTGGCAGGGCGAAATCTGGAATCGCCGCAAGAGCGGCGAGCTGTTCCTCGAATACCTGACGATCACCAGCATTCGCGACAACGCCGGCGAGATCTCGCACTACGCGGCGATTTTTTCCGACATCACGCAGCGTCGCCAGGCCGAGGAGCGGCTGGGCTATCTCGCCACCCACGACGTGCTGACCAATCTCGCGAATCGCGCGCTGTTCGAGGAGCGGCTCGCGCGCTCGATCGTCCAGGCGAAGCGGCTCGGCCGCAAGGTCGCGGTGATGTACGTCGATCTCGACCGCTTCAAGCTCGTCAACGATACGCTCGGCCACAACGCCGGCGACGAGGTGCTGAAGGTGGTCGCCGGGCGCATCGCCGGGCAGGTGCTTTCGAACGACACCGTGGCGCGCATGGGCGGCGACGAGTTCGCGATCGTGCTCGAGGAGTTCGACGACGTGCGCGACGTCGGCCGCATCGCGCGCAATCTGCTCGACGAAGTCGGCCAGTCGATCGAAATCGAGGGTCGCGAGATCTTCGTGACGCCGAGCATCGGCATCAGCATCTATCCGGACGACGGCATCGACGCCGAACATCTGCTGCTGCTCGCGGACCAGGCGATGTACGGCGCGAAGAACCGCGGCAGGAACGTGTTCCAGTTCTTCGAGAGCAAGATGACGTCGTCGGCGATCGAGCAGCTCGAAACGCTCGGCGAGCTGCATCGTGCGCTCGAGCAGAACGAATTCAGGCTGTTCTACCAGCCGCAGTACGATCTGGCGAGCGGCCGGATCGTCGGGGTGGAGGCGCTGCTGCGCTGGTTGCATCCGCGCCGCGGCCTCGTCGCGCCGGGCGAGTTCATCGGGCTCGCCGAGCGCTCCGCGTTGATCGTCCCGATCGGGCGCTGGGTGCTGCAGGAGGCGTGCCGCCAGGCGCGCCGCTGGCTCGACGAAGGCTTCGAGTTCGGGCGCGTGTCGGTGAACGTGTCGGCGCGCCAGTGTTTCACTGACCATTTTCTCAGCGACCTGACGACCATCCTCAGCGAAACCGCGTTGCCGACCAAATGCCTGCAGCTGGAGCTGCTCGAGAGCATGGCGATGAACACCCGCGAGGAGATCGGCATCCTGCTGCGCGAACTCGCGATCCGCGGGATCAGCCTCGCGATCGACGATTTCGGCACCGGCTATTCGTCGCTCGTGTATCTGAAGGATCTGCCCGTCGATACGCTGAAGATCGACCGCTCGTTCCTCACGGATTGCGGGACCGGCAGCACGGACGACGCGATCGTGCGCGCGATCGTCGCGATGGGGCGCGCGCTCGGCCTGCACGTCGTGATGGAGGGTGTCGAGACCGAACAGCAGCTGAGCTTCCTGCAGGAGATCGGCTGCCATCAGGTGCAGGGCTTCCTGCTCGCGCGGCCGCAACCGGCCGAGCAACTGGCGCGAAGCGTGTCGCGCCGCGGCGCGGAGCTGCTCGTCGACTAA
- the trpS gene encoding tryptophan--tRNA ligase, with the protein MTHPARPIILTGDRTTGPLHLGHYIGSLRARVQMQHDATQFLLLADTQALTDNMGRRQRVTENVIEVALDYLAVGIDPALSTIVVQSQVPELAELSQYLLNLVTVARLERNPTIKEEIRLRGFERDIPAGFLTYPVSQAADITAFKATHVPVGDDQLPMIEQTNELVRRFNATVEQPVLVECEAVLSAVTRLPGIDGKAKMSKSLGNAITLGATPDEITRAVKDMYTDPNHLRVSDPGQVEGNVVFTFLDAFEPDVQKVDELKAHYRRGGLGDSVVKRVLDERLQALIEPIRARRREFEADKAEVMAILKRGTMHARGVASTTLAQVKRAMGLTYFD; encoded by the coding sequence ATGACGCACCCTGCCCGACCGATCATCCTCACCGGCGACCGCACCACCGGCCCGCTGCATCTCGGCCACTACATCGGCTCGCTGCGCGCACGCGTGCAGATGCAGCACGACGCGACGCAATTCCTGCTGCTCGCCGACACGCAGGCACTCACCGACAACATGGGGCGCCGCCAGCGCGTCACGGAAAACGTGATCGAGGTCGCGCTCGACTATCTGGCCGTGGGCATCGACCCGGCGCTGTCGACGATCGTCGTGCAGTCGCAGGTGCCCGAGCTCGCCGAGCTGTCCCAATACCTGCTCAACCTCGTCACGGTCGCGCGCCTCGAGCGCAATCCGACCATCAAGGAGGAGATCCGGCTGCGCGGCTTCGAGCGCGACATCCCGGCCGGCTTCCTCACCTACCCGGTCAGCCAGGCCGCCGACATCACCGCGTTCAAGGCGACCCACGTGCCGGTCGGCGACGATCAGCTGCCGATGATCGAGCAGACCAACGAACTCGTGCGCCGCTTCAACGCAACGGTCGAGCAGCCGGTGCTGGTCGAATGCGAGGCCGTGCTGTCGGCCGTCACGCGGCTGCCCGGCATCGACGGCAAGGCGAAGATGAGCAAGTCGCTCGGCAATGCGATCACGCTCGGCGCGACGCCCGACGAGATCACGCGCGCGGTGAAGGACATGTATACGGATCCGAACCATCTGCGCGTGAGCGACCCCGGCCAGGTCGAGGGCAACGTCGTGTTCACGTTCCTCGACGCGTTCGAGCCGGACGTGCAGAAGGTCGACGAGCTGAAGGCGCACTATCGCCGCGGCGGGCTGGGCGACAGCGTCGTGAAGCGGGTGCTCGACGAGCGCCTGCAGGCGCTGATCGAACCGATCCGCGCGCGCCGCCGCGAATTCGAAGCCGACAAGGCAGAGGTGATGGCGATTTTGAAGCGCGGCACGATGCATGCACGCGGCGTCGCAAGCACCACGCTCGCGCAGGTGAAGCGCGCGATGGGGCTCACGTACTTCGATTGA